GCAAGTAAAATTCTGTATTTAATATTACTgtacacctactgtaatataaaCATGGTATCAAAGCAAATACTGTGTAATGACACCCAGTACAATACCGTAAAATGTACATTCTCACTCacgggtgcaacaaatatagccttTTACAAGGCACGCCTCAAAATATGTTGTTAATgagccagaaacaacaataccatgcacccacTAGTGGTCAAAAGGTTTATGACGCTCCAATGATACAGTATTCTGTGAGgtggaattacagtaccattCGATATACAGcaattttcccacaatgcaccataatttacagtatgagttttttactgttgataatacctaAAATGAAGGTATAAATGACAGTTTCCGTtaaagtgcagagagagagaaagtacagTGGCACATGCATGTAACAATGAGTACGCTTgcatgcacactaataattagAATATTACACATGATTATGGCAGTATGGCCATAGTCACGTAAACACTTTAGTATTTTTATCTTAATTGGAATAAGGTTCAAATCTAAGCATACGCCAAATAAAACACCTAGTTTGCTGAGAAATCTTTGGAATTTTTAGGAATGTAAACACCTTACTTGGTGTTCCagcggtgtatttgatctgcgcaGGTACCAGCACCGGTAGGGCAAGACTCCCTCTTAAGCTCGAGTGAAGTGAGTTCGGAAAAAGTGAAAGTATGCATCTTAGAgatagttttcacatacaaactttacATGTCCGAACATAGAAACAAATAGGCTTCACAAAAATACCATGGTTGCTGTGGTAGAAAGTTCAATTTGACTGGATTTTTTTTCGGCATTTATTTAAAGGGGAAGTTTACCCAAAATCAAGAAACTCTGAAGTGATTCCATACATTGAAACTAGTTCATTGGAgttggtcctctctctctcactgtagtgTTATACTGAAGCAACTGCAAAAATGGGTCACATGActcctgatatatatatatatatattatatagtgaATTCATGACTCAGAAATCGGTGAAATGTTGTTTTATTGAAAGCCTCTGGCCGAATGAGCTATTTTGATCAAAAGTACTATCGGTTTGAGTCAGGAAATATTTACTTATTCACCTAAGTTCCTACTTATTGTCCGATCaggcctgatttcagatgtgtccatgtaaactgGATTATTAGGAaaatcgttcttcttgcaaagcatgtaaacagtttaaacaaactattatattaatctgactatgCACAATAATAAAATTCCAAATtgcattattgtgtgcatgtaaccgtacTCAATATGTCTTTCTCGTAGAATAGCATTGTTGAAGGAGCAGCAGGTAGCTTAACGattaagagctttgggccagtaaccgaaaggtcgcttggtcgaatccccgagccgactaggtgaagaatcggtcgatgtgcccttgagcaaggcacttagccctaattgctcctgtaagtcactctggataagagcgtctgttaaatgactagaatataaaaatgtattgctttttctttcttttattttacaccatttcattaaaaacatcaacaataaaaaaatattctggTATTGCACGAATCCCTTAAGGAGATTTGATCTCTCTCAAACGTCAGGGAAAGTGACAGTGGGCCCAAAGCGCCACCTACTGGTACAACTGACACATGACTGGCACATATAGATCACAGATCCCCAGTCAAGGATAAtcattttttgtatatttttgtcAGCAGGTGAAAAATATATACTAACTAAAACTAAAAGCAATACAAGTAATGCACAAAATATTTACCTCTAAGCTATTAGCTGTCCTCTTCAATAATGTTAACTAAGTTACAAATACAAGATTTTCATATGATACAAAAATGTAAACATCATAGCACAATATTTCTACAAGCAAGAAAGATGAGTTGGCCATAATAAATcgtttctaaaaataaaaatagaaattgTTATAAAATCGAATTTTGATTGGCTGCTGTACAGGAATGACGGTTCTCTAAGAATTCGCCTACACCACTGAGAACACGCGAAACTACAATTTCTTCTTTCTGAGGACCAATCAGAATGGCAGATATTGTGCGGTCCACGTTTCTTTATTTTGCCCGTACATGCGCACTTCATTTCGAAAATGGCGGCTGTGCAAGATGGTCAGCTCAATCTGGAGGTCGAAAAAgacataaaaacagaaataacaaaCGATGGGTCTGGAAACATCAATGCAAACTCTTCGTCACCCGGTTCTACGTCTTCGGGCGGTAAATCGAAATCTCCTGCGGGATCGGGTGAAGATCAACAGACACTGCTCGCGGTGTTGCAATTTCTCAAGAGGAATAAATTGACAGAGTCGGTCGACATTTTGCGGCGAGAAGCGGGCTTATCTGCAGATGCAGATGATTCCCCGGTATCCGAGTCGGCGGGAGCTGGATCGGGTGGCGTCCCAAGTGTCGGTGCTGATGGGGGGGATGCCAACTCTCTCCTCAGCCGAGTGTCAATCGCCACCCCCGTCGCACCCCCGGCCACGGCACCCCCAAAAGGTCTCGTGCGATCACATTCAAAAGTCATGCGTATTGTTTTGATTtgccttgttagctagctacccagcTAAGATACCAAATAAATTATTTTAACTTTGCGTATTCACAAGGGCATGCAATGCAATTGATGTGTTATTGCCAGTTGGCTTACTGTTGAATGAATGAAACACGAGAGAGCTTGACAGCCAGTCCTGAAACTGCTGTTTTTGTTCCTCATACTGGTAGATGTATGAAAACGGTTCTTGCGATAAGaccatagccgcgggaagtaggaGCACCCCCAGAAAAAacccagaataaaataaaaatagtaatgCAAAATAGTAATATTTTTGCAAAAAATGattttcacaaaagtagtgcactcggCGTTTACTAGTATTTACTAGTATAAGCGGACTGATATAGAGGTCTGTTACCGTGAAGCACTTTTTTTCCCCCCAGCATCTCTGCTTTGGCAAAAAAAGGTCGTTGTATCATTCAGAACAGTATCCCGTAGAATTCAATAGTTGCAATTGTAAGAGGTGTCGCCCGGTCCCTGCGattcattctaatggaatccagaatgAACAAAACCCCCTCCTCAAACATTTATATTTGAGGGCAGGGTTTTAATATTTTTCTTGAccaaataaaatagaaaaaacaCAATTGaccatccttacaaaccacttaatGTACATGACTGTATTGTACACAGGCTGGTTATCTAGGTTAGTACCGGTAGACTTTCCATTACCATGAAGAAAAACAACGTATAATACAGTAATTGAGTACATTGAGACATCAAGTGGATTCTgatgatgtggctcagttggtagagcatggcacttgcaatgctaggattgtgggttggattcccatgGGGGGGCCagtatgaaaaatgtatgcatCACTACAgttaagttgctctggataagaaccgTCTACTGAAATGGAAAAGGAATGAATAGACCATTTTCACTTTTCACAAAGAAATAAGTTGCATTTTCTTAGTATTTcaagaaactggaaaacatatAAAACAAGTATTTTTTTATGTTCCACAAGTTAACAGATAACTTGTGGAgtacagataattatcagactcTGGTTACAAACGCAGGTAAACACTCATACATTTAGCTTCTgttttcacaaaagtagtgcactgggcctttaatagtcgCAGCACCCCAACCCCGAAAGTACTATGGGTAAGACCAATAGTTCTATTACTGTTAGTTAGCTACTCCAATATATTTTCATTCTTCTAACAACTGTGCTTGtacagtggtggcagcatcaggtggGGAAGACCAACCAGACGTCAACGTTGTCTTGTCGGCCTATAGCCAGCAGGGGGACCCTGTCCTCTACCCACTCTACTATAACGGCCTGAAGAAGTTTATTGAGTCTGTCCTGGACTGCCACAGAGCTGAACTCTCCCAGGTCTTCTACCCACTGTTTGTCCACATGTACCTGGAGCTGGTCTACAACAACCACGAGAATGAGGCTAAACAGTTTTTTGAAAAGTAAGTGTTGTGGACTGGTAGTGCTGTTGCTCCCTTGTAGCGTCTCCAATGTTCCTGCCTGTCAAGTACATGTCTTTTATTGATTGTAGGTCCAACTGGTGTATTGATTTGTCAGGGACGTTTATGAGTTTCACAGTCAAATGGGAAACAACCTGTTCTATTTGTAGCTGCCTAACTCAGTGTAATGTGACACTATGCATGTGTTATTTAGATGTTAGATCCACTGACTGCTCCCTGCTGTCTCTCCCTACCTCAGGTTCAGCGGTGACCAGGAGTGTTACTACGAGGAGGACCTCCGCATCCTCTCCAGCATGTCCAAGAAGGAACACATGAAGGGAAATGAGACCATGCTGGACTTCAGGACCAGCAAGTTTGTCCTCCGCATCTCCCGAGACTCCTACCAGGTAAGTAGTCTTGGAAAACCAGAAATGTCAAGGTCTCTGTGGCAGTTGACAATAACGTATCGTATGTTATCTTACCAGCTGTTGAAGAGGCACCTGCAGGAACGTCAGAACAACCAGATCTGGAATATTATACAGGAACATCTCTATATTGATATCTTTGACGGGATGCCTCGGAGTAAAAGTCAGATTGATGCCATGTCGGGCAGTCTGGCTGGGGAGGGCAAGAGAGATGCCAACAAAGCcaaggtgggtgtgtgtgtgtgtgtgggggggggggtgtcagtgtgagtgaTGCTGAAGCAAAAATCTGTAATAGTTGGTTTGTTTTAAAGTGATAGTGTTGTCAATGTAGGTGTAAATAAGCCTGTGAGCAATACTTTTTAAATTTCAGATACTCTTTTCTGTATTTGCTGATTGAGAGCATTGATCTGTACTGACTAGACTTACTGTACCACTCCTGGCTGTTGTGCAGGTGTTCTATGGTCTTCTGAAGGAGCCAGAGATCGAGGTACCTCTGGACGATGAGGATGAGGAGGCAGAGAACGAGGAGGGAAAACCCAAGAAGAAGAAACCGAAGAAGGACAGCATGGGCTCCAAGAGCAAGAAACAGGACCCCAACGCACCCCAACAAACTAGGTACATCACCACGGACACACATTTCTTTAGTTAGGAGTTGTTTTCCTTAGTGCACACGCCCTAGCGAACCGTTTCGCTAGGGGAACTGAACATGTTTATTTCTTATTGGACCAGTCCAGGTAGtccctgtttcagtcagttttcatttggtgcctaatgaacacagcccAGATTTCCTTCTGTTTCAGAGACCACAAACAACATTTGCACTCCATTCTGCACTAGAGTTAGCCACGAAGCTTGTTAGCATTTGCAGTCCCTCCCCATTGAAACAACTGTTACTGCCTGACTATGACTTATGAATGATGTATAAATTGACCGTGTTCATTTTTAATATCCAAGAATCCCCCTCCCCGAGCTGAAGGACTCTGACAAGCTGGACAAGATCATGAACATGAAGGAGGCCACGAAGAAGATTCGTCTGGGCCCAGACAACCTACCCTCCATCTGTTTCTACTCCTTCCTCAACGCTTACCAGGTCAGCCATGCTTGGATATGGATTTTGAATGTTTGAATGACAACTTTATGAGTATACAAGTATAACTTGATTTCAATGTTGACAAACTTTGTGATGAGCACAGTGTTCTCAACGTGAAGCTTCTAAAGCATCAGTATTTAATATTGTGAATAAAATTTTACTCTCAGTATTACCACAAAACAATGCGGTAACATACAGTATTCTGTCTTGTCTTGACCTTTGACCTGTAGGGTCTGACAGCGGTGGACTTCACAGATGACTCCAGTCTGATCGCGGGGGGCTTCGCTGACTCCACCGTTAGGGTGTggagcgtcacacccaagaaacTACGCCGGGTCAAATCTGCAGCAGGTAAATGACAATGGTGACCACAGAGATAATATACAATACATCATGCACACATCCAAACACGTGTAATGACCAAGGCTGAAAGTAGCATTCCACAATCCATCTATAACCATTGTTGAACTTGAGATCATAAGCTTGCACATAAATTGATAGGAACTATGACTTTAaatctgctccctctctctctctcatctccctgtagACCTGAGTAATATTGATAAAGAGTCTGATGACGTGTTGGAGAGGATCATGGATGAGAAGACAGCCAGTGAGTCTAAGATCCTGTACGGACACAGTGGACCAGTATACGGCATCAGCTTCAGCCCTGACAGGTAAGATGCTATAAAGTGATCAGTGGACACTTTCCCAAACTCAGATTAAATCTGGTCCTGGACTATGAAGAATGCTCAATGGAGAATGTATAAGGTAAGGGGTGTCGAACTGATTTTGCCGCATTCGATCTTCAATGAGGTCtggaatagaggtcgaccgactatgatttatcaacgccgataccgattattggaggaccttaaaagccgatactgattaatcggacgatttttatttatttatttgtaataatgacaattacaacaatactgaatgaacacttattttaacttaatataatacatcaaaatctatttagcctcaaataaataatgaaacatgttcaatttggtttaaagaatgcaaaaacaaagtgttggagaagaaaataaaagtgcaatatgtgccatgtaagaaagctaacgtttcagttccttgctcagaacatgagaacatatgaaagctggtggttccttttaacatgagtcttcaatattcccaggtaagaagttttaggttgtagttattataggaattataggactatttccctctataccatttgtatttcattaagctttgactattggatgttcttataggcactttagtattgccagtgtaacagtatagcttccgtccctctcctcgctcctccctgggctcgaaccagcaacacaacgacaacagccaccatcgaagcagcgttacccatgcaagCAAAGGGAAACGACCActgcaaggctcagagcgagtgacgtttgaaacgctattagcgcgtgctaactagctagccatttcacttcggttacaccagcctcatctcgggagttgatagacttgaagtcataaacagcgcaatgcttgacgcacaacgaagagctgctggcaaaacccactaaagtgctgtttgaatgaatgtttatgagcctgcttctgcctaccactgctcagtcagatacttgtatgctcagtcagattatatgcaacgcaggacacgctagataatatctagtaatatcatcaaccatgtgtagttaactagtgattatgattgattattttttacaagataagtttaatgctagctagcaacttacctgcattcgcgtaacaggcagtctccttgtggagtgcaacgagagagaggcaggtcgttattgcgttggactagttaactgtaaggcagcaagattggatcccccgagctgacaaggtgaaaatctgtcattctgcccctgaacaaggcagttaacccaccgttcctaggcagtcattgaaaataagaatgtgttcttaactgacttgcctagttaaataaaggtataaaaaaaaatatatatatatatatatttttttttatctgcaaatcggtgcccaaaaatactgatttccgattgttatgaaaactttaaatcggccattccgattaatcggtcgacctctagtttggaAGGCTGTCTTATTTCCTTGACGCCAAATGTTTCTAAAAAGGAGTCCACTATACATTGTTAATGGAATTTttatgctccctgactgtctagtgaTTATTAGTTAGCTGGACAGTCAAGAAACGACactgtttgacacccctggtctaagggctttttagtccaggactatgcTTAATCTGTCCTTGGAGAACTGGACCTGGGTGTATCATGTAGTGTGGCATATTGGACTAATGTTAGGAGGCAAGGATACATAGTTTGAATTAACTGTAAACTTCATAGAGATTTGAAACACTAGAGTTACGGTCTTTTCTAGTGTTCTTATTTCTACGGTTAACTTAAATTCTCCTCTAATCATGTATTTTAGGAACTACCTGTTGTCCAGTTCTGAGGACGGTACGGTCAGACTGTGGAGTCTGCAGACATTCACCTGTCTGGTGGGGTATAAAGGACACAACTACCCTGTCTGGGACACTCAGTTCTCACCCTATGGTTACTACTTTATCTCTGGGGGACATGACCGAGTCGCTCGGTAAGAACCCTTATAAATACCTAATGTTCCATTTGTTTCAATGCAATTGATGAATGGCATTCTTTGGACCTGTTTCCTGGACTGAAAAGGATGTTCAATGGAAATCTTCTATTGAAAGGGCTTTCAAGGCTTAATTTATGTCTAGAGAAAAAGCCTGACTaatttggttttgtttacctgaTGGGTCACAAGAAAACAGCCACTGGTCTTTTTGAGGTTTTGCTTGGTCTTCTTCCGCAGTCTGTGGGCGACTGACCACTACCAGCCCCTGCGTATGTTCGCTGGTCACCTGGCTGACATCACGTGCACCCTCTTCCACCCTAACTCCAACTACGTGGCCACGGGTTCAGCTGACCGTACCATCCGCCTCTGGGACGTCCTGACTGGAAACTGTGTCCGCATCCTCACGGGTCACAAGGTACCCGGTGATCTGTTCTCTCCCAATAGAATGTGTATAGGATGGTTTGGTAGGCACAAAATGGGAGACTACACCTTGAAAGGGAGAAGGAACAGCCTAaatcaaaaaaaaaatcacaaccctgagtaacatgtcctttTGTACAGTTTGAAATAACTTGTTGCATACTGTACACAACAAGAGTAGTATGTGTGATGTTACAACCTCCATATCTCAAACCGGTTTGGTTCCCAGGGCCCCATTCATTCCCTGGCCTTCTCCCCCAATGGGAAGTTCATGGCCTCGGGAGCAACTGAcgggagggttctactgtgggacGTTGGTCACGGCCTGATGGTCGGAGAGCTGAAGGGACATACTGACACCATCTACGCCCTCAAGTTCAGCAGGGACGGAGAGATACTAGCCTCAGGTTGGTGTCCCTTTACTGACATGTAATagccttttcacactactgagccctTTGTGCTGGCCTGGTCATGCACCCACCATACTTAAAGACAATGTGAAAAGAATATCTGAGCAAGCACAGTATGGTTTAGGGGGATATTGGGTCTACAAGAAATGTATGCTTGTAGTTTTCCACCACTCCACTTATATAATATTTTCCAGGCTCAATGGATAACACTGTTAAACTGTGGGATACACTGAAGGCCTTTGATGATGTGGAGCTGGATGACTTCACCGCGGCAACAGGTCACATCCATCTACCAGAGAACTCCCAGGAGCTGTTGCTAGGCACCTACATGACCAAGTCCACCCCTGTCATTCACCTGCACTTCACCCGCAGGAACCTACTGCTGGCTGCAGGGGCCTACAACCCATGAGGACATTCAGAGAACCCCCCAACTACAGTGGATCAAAGCAAAATGCCCAACTGAAGTGTGTTTACTGTGATGCAGACCTAAGGATCATGGTTGTTCCAAAAGCTGCAGCACCATcaagctgatctaggatctgatTGAGCCCACCCAGCCTAAAATGGCTCAGGTGTGAAACTGCCCCTAGATACAGATCCAGGATAAGCTTGTCCTCTCAAATCTTAGtggggaaatgcaaaactgacccaggACCAGTGTCTAGGTGCAATGTCACCCTACTCCCCTAAAAAGAGTGCCATTACTAGCCTATTAAAGAGACCATGTTTCACTGCCACAAACAGCTTTATGTAGCTGTCATGCTGTATAGAGTATTTTATACTGGTGCATATTGTGtaaataaaacacttttttaaTGACTTGGTGGGTTAAATTTGACATTGTTTTTATTGTTAATAACACAGTGATGCCAAATAATGGCCTTATTTCTTACAAGCACATCCAGCTGCCACCAAACTTCCGACCACTATACTACAGAACAGTCAGGAGACCTGTAGGGAAACAAGAACACATTGGAAATACAGTTAGCTTAACACCAGGCAGAAACATGTATTGTCCATACAAAGACTCCCGATTAGTCATACACATTTCTGAATAAAACAGTGCAGTCTTTATAAAATGCTAAGTTTGCTAGACAAAATGGGTACGAGAAACTGGCGGTATCCTATGCAATACACTCACATCACTTTGCCGTGACAGCCGCCTGTTTCTTGGGCTTCAACTTGAAGAAGAGGGCAATGGTGGCTATGCTTGCATATGTGAGCAAGACACACTGTGGACAGAATAACACACGTGTGACCTTTCTGAGAATGTGAACTGGTTGTACACCATCTTGCACAGTAATTCATGCATGAACTTACATTCCTCCTGCCTGTGATTGTGTATGCATTGAAGTACTTGGCAAATCCAGTAAACTGGTGACTGGTTCCTGCGTCGTGTCCGCCCATGTTGGATAGTAGCTGGTCCAGAGAGAAATAGATTACTCAGTCAATTACAATGCATTGATAATGGGAGGATTACAGAGGGCAAGTAAAAGGAATGCCAACCACAAATTATGGAATTGCCTATTTCTAACACCCACGCGCAAGACATTAATGTCAGTACTTATTGGACTCGGGGGGAAATAATTACTCAAGACAACTTGCCTGTCTAACATTAAAGCTCAGTAGCCCTAGCTGACAAGCCTTAACGGTCTGCAAGCCAGGCAGTTTCTTCCCACAACAGTGAAAACAAATTAGttaacgtaacgttagctagttacagTAATTATATCATGTAATTGTGTGGTACCATTCAACCCAAAGCGGACTGCCATATTTGTGTGGGTATTGTTAGTTTGTTAGCTGGTTCACTTTCATTCAAAAACATTACCTGGCaggcagtagctagctagctaccgctAGAGGTTAACGTTAGCAAACAATCTGGCTTGAGCTAACGTTAGCAATATTGGCTAGCAAGATTAGTTGGTACTGACAAACAACTAAACTGGCATTTTAGAGACACCACAAGCAACAGCGTCCTGGACAACGCTGTTATAAAACGTAGGGAAATGAATAAAGCTAGATGTTATATTGATTGTCACTATTCTTACCTTCACCACACACGACCCTTGTGCACGGAATTGAACAAGTGCCCTTCAACGAGAGAGGCCGAAATGCTAAAAGTATCAGGAAGTCCCGCCTACTCTCTACAGCGCATGTTCAGTGGTTAGTGTTTAATGAACCAATTTTTCTGGACAAAGCTAACGTCAGTCAATAAGTAACCCCGCCTTTTTAATGTAAAATTGGACAGTGACAGGTTTGTTGAAACGTCAATCACTCGAAAGATGGACGTGAATGGACAGTTAGGGAAACGCCCACTGAAGTTCGTTTCCGGTTTGAAAACATGGTGTGCTTCTGATCCACACATGTGAGTTTGCGTACCAACTTCTGAactggatatttaaaaaaaaaggtagagTTTGCTGATAGATGTTACATTTTTATAAACATGTAGAATCCAGGAAAACGTTGGCACGTATTGATtgttgtatttttgtgttttaaCCGATTGTCTGGTACGTATAGCTTGCATGCTAATGGATTGTAGCTTACTAGCTAAGGTTAGCAATGCTGCTGATGTTTTGGGATGTGCTAGTGGGGATCTAGCTAAATATTTTGTAAAGCAGAAGGTAAATAATACACTCAATGCGCATGTAGCAATGCCAAAGTGTTCACAATCAAAAGCTTTATCATAGGTGTATTGGAAATAGTAGATATATGAAACTGTACAATCATACATTGCATGATAtgtgcagtggtgtaaaaatactttaagtACTACtcaagtcgttttttggggtatctgtactttactttagtattcatatttttgactacatttctaaagaaaataatgtacgttttactccatacattttccctgacacccaaaagtactcgttacattttgaatgcttagcacgACGGGACaattgtccaattcacgcacttatcaagagaacatccctggtaatccctactgcctcagatctggcagactcactaaacacaaatgcttcgattgtaaatgatgtctgagtgttgaactgtGCCCATGGCTATCCTAATAAAA
This genomic window from Oncorhynchus kisutch isolate 150728-3 linkage group LG20, Okis_V2, whole genome shotgun sequence contains:
- the LOC109880314 gene encoding ATP synthase membrane subunit DAPIT, mitochondrial-like, with translation MGGHDAGTSHQFTGFAKYFNAYTITGRRNCVLLTYASIATIALFFKLKPKKQAAVTAK
- the LOC109880313 gene encoding transcription initiation factor TFIID subunit 5 isoform X2, with the translated sequence MAAVQDGQLNLEVEKDIKTEITNDGSGNINANSSSPGSTSSGGKSKSPAGSGEDQQTLLAVLQFLKRNKLTESVDILRREAGLSADADDSPVSESAGAGSGGVPSVGADGGDANSLLSRVSIATPVAPPATAPPKVVAASGGEDQPDVNVVLSAYSQQGDPVLYPLYYNGLKKFIESVLDCHRAELSQVFYPLFVHMYLELVYNNHENEAKQFFEKFSGDQECYYEEDLRILSSMSKKEHMKGNETMLDFRTSKFVLRISRDSYQLLKRHLQERQNNQIWNIIQEHLYIDIFDGMPRSKSQIDAMSGSLAGEGKRDANKAKVFYGLLKEPEIEVPLDDEDEEAENEEGKPKKKKPKKDSMGSKSKKQDPNAPQQTRIPLPELKDSDKLDKIMNMKEATKKIRLGPDNLPSICFYSFLNAYQGLTAVDFTDDSSLIAGGFADSTVRVWSVTPKKLRRVKSAADLSNIDKESDDVLERIMDEKTASESKILYGHSGPVYGISFSPDRNYLLSSSEDGTVRLWSLQTFTCLVGYKGHNYPVWDTQFSPYGYYFISGGHDRVARLWATDHYQPLRMFAGHLADITCTLFHPNSNYVATGSADRTIRLWDVLTGNCVRILTGHKGPIHSLAFSPNGKFMASGATDGRVLLWDVGHGLMVGELKGHTDTIYALKFSRDGEILASGSMDNTVKLWDTLKAFDDVELDDFTAATGHIHLPENSQELLLGTYMTKSTPVIHLHFTRRNLLLAAGAYNP
- the LOC109880313 gene encoding transcription initiation factor TFIID subunit 5 isoform X1, whose product is MAAVQDGQLNLEVEKDIKTEITNDGSGNINANSSSPGSTSSGGKSKSPAGSGEDQQTLLAVLQFLKRNKLTESVDILRREAGLSADADDSPVSESAGAGSGGVPSVGADGGDANSLLSRVSIATPVAPPATAPPKVVAASGGEDQPDVNVVLSAYSQQGDPVLYPLYYNGLKKFIESVLDCHRAELSQVFYPLFVHMYLELVYNNHENEAKQFFEKFSGDQECYYEEDLRILSSMSKKEHMKGNETMLDFRTSKFVLRISRDSYQVSSLGKPEMSRSLWQLTITYRMLSYQLLKRHLQERQNNQIWNIIQEHLYIDIFDGMPRSKSQIDAMSGSLAGEGKRDANKAKVFYGLLKEPEIEVPLDDEDEEAENEEGKPKKKKPKKDSMGSKSKKQDPNAPQQTRIPLPELKDSDKLDKIMNMKEATKKIRLGPDNLPSICFYSFLNAYQGLTAVDFTDDSSLIAGGFADSTVRVWSVTPKKLRRVKSAADLSNIDKESDDVLERIMDEKTASESKILYGHSGPVYGISFSPDRNYLLSSSEDGTVRLWSLQTFTCLVGYKGHNYPVWDTQFSPYGYYFISGGHDRVARLWATDHYQPLRMFAGHLADITCTLFHPNSNYVATGSADRTIRLWDVLTGNCVRILTGHKGPIHSLAFSPNGKFMASGATDGRVLLWDVGHGLMVGELKGHTDTIYALKFSRDGEILASGSMDNTVKLWDTLKAFDDVELDDFTAATGHIHLPENSQELLLGTYMTKSTPVIHLHFTRRNLLLAAGAYNP